One region of Esox lucius isolate fEsoLuc1 chromosome 17, fEsoLuc1.pri, whole genome shotgun sequence genomic DNA includes:
- the LOC105016864 gene encoding putative GPI-anchored protein pfl2 isoform X3, producing MTFITDMAAGLLLLVILLFFLPQPSLTGIPTLIRERHSVQMTVDTPPPVSVSHYPSTHSDPVSLRILGELQKPEININDESSDVISITCVLPESASDGSTCHLYTGDQPHPYKETQARRMRTSSSTQVICIFSVSKSDLFRGLKVRRDVSCDYRENIDSHSVSPRSDGYNFTVQKPLISSSHNEEKIFITCEIPGHAGNDTTCNLYVGDQSHRILKTKIWRKKSSSSNLWFCQFTVTEDDLIRHLQSVGSQKVSCDYRVSSGRNSLSPRSDGYIITNLLGDLMIIDPTTKQTSSTAGSTVSTISTVSTHKAPLRPTSSSTSPLTPTANSSGLTVSSTPTSDTRKSQTEELTSSLIPSTAVNTISGLSVSSTLTTGNPQISTKSQSFTESSVNSNHQDSLLVKLLWLAAVGVVSGLGLFLLGLTAVCLCRKTKKNYSQRSVQQDDHNQVVDLVMGDMRSGGMVDSGHDGFYSAVSSVPSTFLPSGPIAKNGEASENENSDIYHVYCSIPDRPATSAQTNGLYSLLQTH from the exons actaTCCATCAACACACAGTGACCCTGTTTCTTTGAGGATTCTGG GTGAACTACAGAAACCAGAGATAAATATAAATGACGAGTCTTCTGATGTCATCTCTATTACCTGTGTTCTACCTGAGTCTGCCAGTGATGGTAGCACATGTCACCTATACACTGGAGACCAGCCTCATCCTTACAAAGAGACTCAGGCCAGAAGGATGAGGACATCATCATCCACTCAGGTGATCTGCATATTCAGTGTGTCTAAGAGTGACCTGTTCAGAGGTCTGAAGGTGAGGAGAGATGTGAGCTGTGACTACAGAGAGAACATAGACTCCCACTCTGTCTCCCCACGCAGTGATGGATACAACTTCACAG TTCAGAAACCACTGATTTCTTCCAGTCATAATGAGGAGAAGATCTTCATCACCTGTGAGATTCCTGGACACGCTGGTAATGACACAACCTGTAACCTGTATGTTGGAGACCAGAGTCATCGTATCCTGAAGACAAAGATCTGGAGAAAAAAATCATCCAGTTCAAATCTATGGTTCTGTCAGTTCACTGTGACTGAAGATGATCTGATCAGACATCTACAGTCAGTAGGGAGTCAGAAGGTGAGCTGTGACTACAGAGTGAGTTCAGGAcgaaactctctctctccacgtaGTGACGGGTACATTATAACAA atCTATTGGGAGATCTTATGATCATTGATCCAACAACTAAACAGACATCCTCTACAGCAG GTTCAACTGTTAGTACTATTAGTACTGTTAGTACCCACAAAGCCCCACTGAGACCAACTAGCA GTTCAACTTCTCCTTTGACCCCCACTGCAAATTCATCAG GTCTGACTGTTTCATCTACTCCAACATCTGACACCCGAAAGAGTCAAACTGAAG AGCTCACCTCTTCTTTGATCCCCAGCACTGCAGTGAATACTATATCTG GCTTATCTGTTAGTTCTACTTTGACAACTGGCAACCCACAGATTTCAACTAAAA GTCAAAGTTTCACAGAAAGTTCTGTGAATTCAAACCATCAAGATAGCCTTCTGG TGAAACTATTATGGCTGGCAGCAGTGGGTGTGGTTTCTGGATTGGGCTTGTTTCTGCTGGGATTgacagctgtctgtctctgcaggAAGACCA agaAGAACTATTCTCAGAG ATCTGTCCAACAGGATGATCACAACCAAG TTGTAGATTTGGTGATGGGAGACATGAGGAGTGGAGGCATGGTGGATTCAGGCCATGATGGGTTCTATTCTGCCGTCTCTTCTGTACCGTCCACATTCCTGCCCTCAG GTCCTATTGCAAAGAATGGAGAGGCctctgaaaatgaaaat TCTGATATATACCACGTGTACTGCTCAATCCCTGACAGACCAGCAACCTCAGCCCAGACAAATGGGTTGTACAGTCTTCTGCAGACACACTGA
- the LOC105016864 gene encoding putative GPI-anchored protein pfl2 isoform X2 has translation MTFITDMAAGLLLLVILLFFLPQPSLTGIPTLIRERHSVQMTVDTPPPVSVSHYPSTHSDPVSLRILGELQKPEININDESSDVISITCVLPESASDGSTCHLYTGDQPHPYKETQARRMRTSSSTQVICIFSVSKSDLFRGLKVRRDVSCDYRENIDSHSVSPRSDGYNFTVQKPLISSSHNEEKIFITCEIPGHAGNDTTCNLYVGDQSHRILKTKIWRKKSSSSNLWFCQFTVTEDDLIRHLQSVGSQKVSCDYRVSSGRNSLSPRSDGYIITNLLGDLMIIDPTTKQTSSTAAGSTVSTISTVSTHKAPLRPTSSSTSPLTPTANSSGLTVSSTPTSDTRKSQTEELTSSLIPSTAVNTISGLSVSSTLTTGNPQISTKSQSFTESSVNSNHQDSLLVKLLWLAAVGVVSGLGLFLLGLTAVCLCRKTKKNYSQRSVQQDDHNQVVDLVMGDMRSGGMVDSGHDGFYSAVSSVPSTFLPSGPIAKNGEASENENSDIYHVYCSIPDRPATSAQTNGLYSLLQTH, from the exons actaTCCATCAACACACAGTGACCCTGTTTCTTTGAGGATTCTGG GTGAACTACAGAAACCAGAGATAAATATAAATGACGAGTCTTCTGATGTCATCTCTATTACCTGTGTTCTACCTGAGTCTGCCAGTGATGGTAGCACATGTCACCTATACACTGGAGACCAGCCTCATCCTTACAAAGAGACTCAGGCCAGAAGGATGAGGACATCATCATCCACTCAGGTGATCTGCATATTCAGTGTGTCTAAGAGTGACCTGTTCAGAGGTCTGAAGGTGAGGAGAGATGTGAGCTGTGACTACAGAGAGAACATAGACTCCCACTCTGTCTCCCCACGCAGTGATGGATACAACTTCACAG TTCAGAAACCACTGATTTCTTCCAGTCATAATGAGGAGAAGATCTTCATCACCTGTGAGATTCCTGGACACGCTGGTAATGACACAACCTGTAACCTGTATGTTGGAGACCAGAGTCATCGTATCCTGAAGACAAAGATCTGGAGAAAAAAATCATCCAGTTCAAATCTATGGTTCTGTCAGTTCACTGTGACTGAAGATGATCTGATCAGACATCTACAGTCAGTAGGGAGTCAGAAGGTGAGCTGTGACTACAGAGTGAGTTCAGGAcgaaactctctctctccacgtaGTGACGGGTACATTATAACAA atCTATTGGGAGATCTTATGATCATTGATCCAACAACTAAACAGACATCCTCTACAGCAG CAGGTTCAACTGTTAGTACTATTAGTACTGTTAGTACCCACAAAGCCCCACTGAGACCAACTAGCA GTTCAACTTCTCCTTTGACCCCCACTGCAAATTCATCAG GTCTGACTGTTTCATCTACTCCAACATCTGACACCCGAAAGAGTCAAACTGAAG AGCTCACCTCTTCTTTGATCCCCAGCACTGCAGTGAATACTATATCTG GCTTATCTGTTAGTTCTACTTTGACAACTGGCAACCCACAGATTTCAACTAAAA GTCAAAGTTTCACAGAAAGTTCTGTGAATTCAAACCATCAAGATAGCCTTCTGG TGAAACTATTATGGCTGGCAGCAGTGGGTGTGGTTTCTGGATTGGGCTTGTTTCTGCTGGGATTgacagctgtctgtctctgcaggAAGACCA agaAGAACTATTCTCAGAG ATCTGTCCAACAGGATGATCACAACCAAG TTGTAGATTTGGTGATGGGAGACATGAGGAGTGGAGGCATGGTGGATTCAGGCCATGATGGGTTCTATTCTGCCGTCTCTTCTGTACCGTCCACATTCCTGCCCTCAG GTCCTATTGCAAAGAATGGAGAGGCctctgaaaatgaaaat TCTGATATATACCACGTGTACTGCTCAATCCCTGACAGACCAGCAACCTCAGCCCAGACAAATGGGTTGTACAGTCTTCTGCAGACACACTGA
- the LOC105016864 gene encoding uncharacterized protein LOC105016864 isoform X1: MTFITDMAAGLLLLVILLFFLPQPSLTGIPTLIRERHSVQMTVDTPPPVSVSHYPSTHSDPVSLRILGELQKPEININDESSDVISITCVLPESASDGSTCHLYTGDQPHPYKETQARRMRTSSSTQVICIFSVSKSDLFRGLKVRRDVSCDYRENIDSHSVSPRSDGYNFTVQKPLISSSHNEEKIFITCEIPGHAGNDTTCNLYVGDQSHRILKTKIWRKKSSSSNLWFCQFTVTEDDLIRHLQSVGSQKVSCDYRVSSGRNSLSPRSDGYIITNLLGDLMIIDPTTKQTSSTAELIHFPAGSTVSTISTVSTHKAPLRPTSSSTSPLTPTANSSGLTVSSTPTSDTRKSQTEELTSSLIPSTAVNTISGLSVSSTLTTGNPQISTKSQSFTESSVNSNHQDSLLVKLLWLAAVGVVSGLGLFLLGLTAVCLCRKTKKNYSQRSVQQDDHNQVVDLVMGDMRSGGMVDSGHDGFYSAVSSVPSTFLPSGPIAKNGEASENENSDIYHVYCSIPDRPATSAQTNGLYSLLQTH, from the exons actaTCCATCAACACACAGTGACCCTGTTTCTTTGAGGATTCTGG GTGAACTACAGAAACCAGAGATAAATATAAATGACGAGTCTTCTGATGTCATCTCTATTACCTGTGTTCTACCTGAGTCTGCCAGTGATGGTAGCACATGTCACCTATACACTGGAGACCAGCCTCATCCTTACAAAGAGACTCAGGCCAGAAGGATGAGGACATCATCATCCACTCAGGTGATCTGCATATTCAGTGTGTCTAAGAGTGACCTGTTCAGAGGTCTGAAGGTGAGGAGAGATGTGAGCTGTGACTACAGAGAGAACATAGACTCCCACTCTGTCTCCCCACGCAGTGATGGATACAACTTCACAG TTCAGAAACCACTGATTTCTTCCAGTCATAATGAGGAGAAGATCTTCATCACCTGTGAGATTCCTGGACACGCTGGTAATGACACAACCTGTAACCTGTATGTTGGAGACCAGAGTCATCGTATCCTGAAGACAAAGATCTGGAGAAAAAAATCATCCAGTTCAAATCTATGGTTCTGTCAGTTCACTGTGACTGAAGATGATCTGATCAGACATCTACAGTCAGTAGGGAGTCAGAAGGTGAGCTGTGACTACAGAGTGAGTTCAGGAcgaaactctctctctccacgtaGTGACGGGTACATTATAACAA atCTATTGGGAGATCTTATGATCATTGATCCAACAACTAAACAGACATCCTCTACAGCAG AATTAATTCACTTTCCAGCAGGTTCAACTGTTAGTACTATTAGTACTGTTAGTACCCACAAAGCCCCACTGAGACCAACTAGCA GTTCAACTTCTCCTTTGACCCCCACTGCAAATTCATCAG GTCTGACTGTTTCATCTACTCCAACATCTGACACCCGAAAGAGTCAAACTGAAG AGCTCACCTCTTCTTTGATCCCCAGCACTGCAGTGAATACTATATCTG GCTTATCTGTTAGTTCTACTTTGACAACTGGCAACCCACAGATTTCAACTAAAA GTCAAAGTTTCACAGAAAGTTCTGTGAATTCAAACCATCAAGATAGCCTTCTGG TGAAACTATTATGGCTGGCAGCAGTGGGTGTGGTTTCTGGATTGGGCTTGTTTCTGCTGGGATTgacagctgtctgtctctgcaggAAGACCA agaAGAACTATTCTCAGAG ATCTGTCCAACAGGATGATCACAACCAAG TTGTAGATTTGGTGATGGGAGACATGAGGAGTGGAGGCATGGTGGATTCAGGCCATGATGGGTTCTATTCTGCCGTCTCTTCTGTACCGTCCACATTCCTGCCCTCAG GTCCTATTGCAAAGAATGGAGAGGCctctgaaaatgaaaat TCTGATATATACCACGTGTACTGCTCAATCCCTGACAGACCAGCAACCTCAGCCCAGACAAATGGGTTGTACAGTCTTCTGCAGACACACTGA
- the LOC114828719 gene encoding uncharacterized protein LOC114828719 isoform X1 — MTLFIPDVATGRLFLVILIFYQSHRIPKTKIWKKKSSISNLWFCLFTVTEDDLIRHLQSVGSQEVSCDYRVSSGPNSLSPRSDGYNITTGSTVSTVSTVSTHKAPVRPTSNLLTNATLIPKSQLRPTTSSTTSLTSMATSSGLTVSSTLTPGTPQRSTKRGQSSTENVVKPNPDNNLAVGLASGVGVFLVGLTAVCLYRKTKRNKSQSPQAQQDDYNEQFVMETNRCGSLEDSGHDGFYSVIPSVPSTFLPSERNKSQSPQAQQDDYNEQFVMETNRCGSLEDSGHDGFYSVIPSVPSTFLPSGPVGENGQSSEHDNEYCTIPDRPAVSAQIDGLYSLLQTQ, encoded by the exons ATGACATTGTTCATCCCAGATGTGGCAACTGGACGTTTGTTTTTGGTCATCCTCATATTCT ACCAGAGTCACCGTATCCCGAAGACAAAGATCTGGAAGAAAAAATCATCCATTTCAAATCTATGGTTCTGTCTGTTCACTGTGACTGAAGATGACCTGATCAGACATCTACAGTCAGTAGGGAGTCAGGAGGTGAGCTGTGACTACAGAGTGAGTTCAGGaccaaactctctctctccacgtaGTGACGGGTATAATATAACAA CAGGTTCAACTGTTAGTACTGTTAGTACTGTTAGTACCCACAAAGCCCCAGTGAGACCAACTAGCA atTTGTTAACTAATGCTACTTTGATCCCCAAATCCCAATTGAGACCAACTACCA GTTCAACCACTTCTTTGACCTCCATGGCAACATCATCAG GTTTGACTGTTAGTTCTACTTTGACCCCTGGCACCCCACAGAGATCAACTAAAA GAGGCCAAAGCTCCACAGAAAATGTGGTGAAACCCAACCCAGACAACAACTTGG CAGTGGGTCTGGCTTCTGGAGTGGGTGTATTCCTGGTGGGATTGacagctgtctgtctctatagGAAGACCA aaagaaacaaatcTCAGAG tcCTCAGGCCCAACAGGACGATTATAATGAAC AATTTGTGATGGAAACCAACCGGTGTGGAAGCCTGGAGGACTCAGGGCATGATGGATTTTATTCTGTCATCCCGTCTGTACCATCTACGTTCTTGCCCTCAG AAAGAAACAAATCTCAGAG tcCTCAGGCCCAACAGGACGATTATAATGAAC AATTTGTGATGGAAACCAACCGGTGTGGAAGCCTGGAGGACTCAGGGCATGATGGATTTTATTCTGTCATCCCGTCTGTACCATCTACGTTCTTGCCCTCAG GTCCTGTTGGAGAGAACGGACAATCATCTGAACATGATAAT GAGTACTGCACAATCCCAGACAGACCAGCAGTCTCAGCCCAGATAGATGGGTTGTACAGTCTTCTACAGACACAATGA
- the LOC114828719 gene encoding uncharacterized protein LOC114828719 isoform X2 produces MTLFIPDVATGRLFLVILIFYQSHRIPKTKIWKKKSSISNLWFCLFTVTEDDLIRHLQSVGSQEVSCDYRVSSGPNSLSPRSDGYNITTGSTVSTVSTVSTHKAPVRPTSNLLTNATLIPKSQLRPTTSSTTSLTSMATSSGGQSSTENVVKPNPDNNLAVGLASGVGVFLVGLTAVCLYRKTKRNKSQSPQAQQDDYNEQFVMETNRCGSLEDSGHDGFYSVIPSVPSTFLPSERNKSQSPQAQQDDYNEQFVMETNRCGSLEDSGHDGFYSVIPSVPSTFLPSGPVGENGQSSEHDNEYCTIPDRPAVSAQIDGLYSLLQTQ; encoded by the exons ATGACATTGTTCATCCCAGATGTGGCAACTGGACGTTTGTTTTTGGTCATCCTCATATTCT ACCAGAGTCACCGTATCCCGAAGACAAAGATCTGGAAGAAAAAATCATCCATTTCAAATCTATGGTTCTGTCTGTTCACTGTGACTGAAGATGACCTGATCAGACATCTACAGTCAGTAGGGAGTCAGGAGGTGAGCTGTGACTACAGAGTGAGTTCAGGaccaaactctctctctccacgtaGTGACGGGTATAATATAACAA CAGGTTCAACTGTTAGTACTGTTAGTACTGTTAGTACCCACAAAGCCCCAGTGAGACCAACTAGCA atTTGTTAACTAATGCTACTTTGATCCCCAAATCCCAATTGAGACCAACTACCA GTTCAACCACTTCTTTGACCTCCATGGCAACATCATCAG GAGGCCAAAGCTCCACAGAAAATGTGGTGAAACCCAACCCAGACAACAACTTGG CAGTGGGTCTGGCTTCTGGAGTGGGTGTATTCCTGGTGGGATTGacagctgtctgtctctatagGAAGACCA aaagaaacaaatcTCAGAG tcCTCAGGCCCAACAGGACGATTATAATGAAC AATTTGTGATGGAAACCAACCGGTGTGGAAGCCTGGAGGACTCAGGGCATGATGGATTTTATTCTGTCATCCCGTCTGTACCATCTACGTTCTTGCCCTCAG AAAGAAACAAATCTCAGAG tcCTCAGGCCCAACAGGACGATTATAATGAAC AATTTGTGATGGAAACCAACCGGTGTGGAAGCCTGGAGGACTCAGGGCATGATGGATTTTATTCTGTCATCCCGTCTGTACCATCTACGTTCTTGCCCTCAG GTCCTGTTGGAGAGAACGGACAATCATCTGAACATGATAAT GAGTACTGCACAATCCCAGACAGACCAGCAGTCTCAGCCCAGATAGATGGGTTGTACAGTCTTCTACAGACACAATGA